The sequence AGGGGGCGCGGATGGTGAGGCATCGGTGTTGTCCGCATGATGCGGCGGGTGGGGGGCTTTAAGTGCGGTATCCACAGCGCTCACCAAAATGCGTACATCCAGGTACATCAGGTCAACATCCGCAACGGTAAG comes from Salisaeta longa DSM 21114 and encodes:
- a CDS encoding gas vesicle protein, coding for MPPAPPNRPRTTELAEALDRIMNKGAVLRGDLVLTVADVDLMYLDVRILVSAVDTALKAPHPPHHADNTDASPSAPPSNG